The sequence ATTCCCTTCTGACTTGAAAATCAAACTTTGGCTAAAAACCAAGAAGGATATGTGGCTGAAGTCGTTCAATGACGACAGCCTAAACTGAAACATTAATTGTGGGTCTAACTTGCAACTGGAACAGGCTCAAGATTAACTTGATAACCAAGCTTTTCTAAGCGCAAAACCCAAGCGTTTCTTGACACTTTCCGGTCGTTGTTTGTCAAAATAATCAGCTCCTAAATCTTTATAAGGTTCTTGGCGCGATATTAAATGATATGCGATCGTTAAAATAGAATGTGCAACAGCAACAGCTGCGCGTTTTTTGCCTCTTCGCCCACTAATACGACGAAACTGAGCAGCAAGGTAAGTTTTAGTATGAGCTAGGGCATGAGCAGCTTGAACCAGAATTG comes from Nostoc punctiforme PCC 73102 and encodes:
- a CDS encoding transposase, with protein sequence MSRFPSAEHLAAWAGVAPGNYESAGKTLSTNTRKGNRSLRTILVQAAHALAHTKTYLAAQFRRISGRRGKKRAAVAVAHSILTIAYHLISRQEPYKDLGADYFDKQRPESVKKRLGFALRKAWLSS